From Punica granatum isolate Tunisia-2019 chromosome 1, ASM765513v2, whole genome shotgun sequence:
CGGCAATCTTAGAGGCCGCCGGAGAAGCTCCCGGCGCCGTCCTCATACGAGGAAACTCCACCATTCTCAGTGACAATGGCACCTTCGAGCTCGGCTTCTTCTCCACCAATGACGACAGCTGGTAATTTACCCGACTTTTCATGCCACGGACAGTTCGTTAATGGCTTTATAGATTGAAGAATCAACTCAGCATGTCAAGAGAAGGATTCGACGTAATgggcatttttcttttttgtttctttttttgatttCTTAACTTCAATTCGGGCATGGACATTGAACAGGTTCCTGGGCATTCGGTATGCTTCGATACCGATCCCGACTTACGTCTGGGTCGCTAATCGCGAGAACCCCATCAAGAATCTAGCTTCTGCAACGCTTGGGATGACTGAGACGGGCCGACTTGCGGTGAAGGAGTCGGGAAATGCAGGCTTCGTTTGGCAGAGCGAGAACTCAGAGCCGTCGAGCAAGATGAGGCTCTTGGACACGGGTAACCTCGTGCTCTTGTCCGAGGAAATGAATATTGTTTGGCAGAGCTTCGATTTCCCTACGGACACTTGGTTACCTGGAATGAACCTGACCAAGGACCGATCCTTGGTCTCGTGGAGGAGCTTGGCCGACCCTTCGCCGGGGTTCTACACTCTCCGGTTGAAACCGCCGGGATATGGCGAGTTCGAGCTTGTGTATAATGCGAGCGAGTGCTACTGGTCCAGCGGACATTGGACTGGCAATGCATTCACTAATGTGCCGGAGATGACCATCCCTTATATTTACAGGTGGGAATGGCTTGAAATTCCAGGAAATTTTGGTTCATTTATACGAATATAATTAACATGAATTGTTTCTCCAGGTTCCATTTTGACGATCCCTTCAAGCCATCGGCATCATTTGGTTACACCGAGACATCACTGGACAGTGCCCTGAAGCCGCCTCTGACCCGATTCCAGGTCGACCCCAATGGGCAACTTATGCAGTACACATGGTCTTCACAGACCGAGAATTGGAACACTTTCTGGAAAGAGCCTGAGAACCAGTGCCGAGTCTATGGGCTCTGTGGCAGTTTGGGTTTTTGCAGCAGCAGAACTCTGAGGCCTTGTGAGTGCCTCTCAGGTTTCATGCCCATGGATGAGATTGGGTGGACCTCTGGAGACTACTCAAAAGGTTGTCGCCGAAAGAGCAATAGTCCATGCGAAGAGGATGATGTGTTTGAGGAGTTGGGTGTTATGGGATTCGAAGGAGAGGTCGTTGAATCATTTTCTGGGAGTAAGAGTTCCTGTGAGAAGTCGTGTTTGAGTAATTGCTCTTGTGTTGGTTTGTCCCATAATGAGAAGACAAGTCTATGCAAGAACATTTATGGGTCTCTCTTGAATCTTAGGAATTTAAGCTCAAACCCCCTTTTGGAGGGTATATTGTTCGTGAGGGTACAGAGAAGAGGGATAGTGAAGAAGAACATATCGAAAAGTATGGTTCTTGTTGCTAGCATTGTCGGGTCAATTGCAGTTTTGGGTTTATCTATCTTGATAGTTTTGATATGGAGGAGTAAGAGACACAAGGAGAggaaaaaacaagaagatgCTGGCGAAGCTTTCCCTGTCTTGTTGAATCTTCGAGTTTTCACATATAAAGAGCTTCAGACAGCAACTAATGGATTCTCTGAGAAGCTAGGGCACGGAGGCTTTGGGGCAGTGTTCCGTGGGCAGTTGCCTGATTCCACTCCGGTAGCTGTGAAACGACTTGAGAGGCATGGAGGGGCGGAGAAGGAGTTCCGGGCTGAAGTTTGCACCATAGGTAACATTCAACATGTTAATCTTGTGAGGCTTAGAGGCTTCTGTTCCGACAGCTCCCACAGGCTTTTGGTCTACGATTACATGCCAAACGGCCCCTTAAGTGCTTATTTACGAAGGGATACGCCAAATCTAAGTTGGGAAGTCAGGTTTCGAATTGCTATTGGAACAGCCCGTGGAATCGCGTATTTGCATGAGGAGTGTAGGGATTGCATCATTCATTGCGATATAAAACCAGAGAATATATTGATAGATGGGGATTTCATGGCAAAGGTATCTGATTTCGGCCTGGCGAAGCTTATTGGCAGAGATTTTAGTCGGGTCATTGCCACGATGAGAGGAACATGGGGCTATGTTGCGCCCGAGTGGATATCTGGAGTTGGGATCACCACAAAGGCGGATGTTTACAGCTTCGGGATGACTTTGCTCGAACTACTAGGTGGCCGGAGGAATGTGGAGGAGCCGCCCCCGGGGGATCGTGGAGGCGGCAGTGAGGGGGACAAGTGGTTCTTTCCTCCGTGGGCAGCTCGGCAGATCGTGGAGGGCGACGTGGCAGCGGTTGTGGACGAGAGGCTGGGCGGGGCCTACAACAGAGAGGAGGCAGAGCGAGTGGCTCTGGTGGCTGTGTGGTGCATTCAAGACGAGGAGAACGTGAGGCCCACGATGGGCCTAGTGGTGAAAATGCTGGAAGGGGTGGTGGAAGTTCCGATCCCACCACCCCCAAAGCTGATACAGGCATTGGTTTCCGGCGAATCATTTCAGGGTATCAGGGGAGGCTCTGGCCACGGCACGGGCAGCTCCGCCAATGAAAGAGTGAAGTCTCCAGCAGCCTCGGATTCATCCCCCGGGGTTCCCTCTTCCCCGGGGAATGGAAATGTAATGTGAGCACAATCTACCGAACTAACGTAATTGACTGACATGCTAATTGTATCtttaatcttcttcttcgtgtGTGTTATTTCAAGCGAGTTGCATCTCTAACAACTCTCACTAGCAAAAGATGGACGAGAGaatgatatttgaaaaaaaaggctATTCCCTATGTTCAAAGCATATTTCACTTCGAATGATGAGAAGTTTTTGACATTTTCGACTCGACTTTCCTATAGCGGGCTTAAATTTCGAACTGTCACAGAAAAAGCTACGTCTGCCTGGGCGTCAGGCATCATTGCCAGTCCCGAACCCTCTCATCTCATCATTGCGAATCAAACTACTGCTAGGCGATGATAATTGGGTACTCTTGCAACAATGCCAAAATTTTCAGTTGCATGTTCGAGATTGCTTCGTCACCTCGAACCACGACTAGTGGCCGTGAGCTATGCTACTCACTTCAAAAGGAAACAAGAAGAGCTCACGAGTTTTTGTTCTTAGGCCAAGACAAGGCATGTCCCTCCATTTCTTAGTCTCTCCCACCAAATCCTAGAGGTCCGGACAACATGTCCTCTCCAATTCTACATTATTAGGATAGTCCGGGGTCCGCACAGATTGCATAACATGCTCGTAATGCCGGTACAGTATTGCCATACACGGGGTCCTAGAATGTCGGCAAAAGGACTCATGACACTAGATAGTTATCCGAGGTTCAGCTAATAATAGTAAAGATTTGCTTCTATCCTTAACTGAAACTCTTGAGAGTAAATGACGCTATATTGAATCCTCAAGTAACAAACGCTTATGTGACCACGAATTTTCCCTAACAATGGGAGCAGGAATTAATCAGAAAATGTAGTAACTGATTACCAGAACACTGAACCAGAGGAAATTGAAAACTGAGTATAACTCAAATCAGACATACAGATCGGAGGAGTATCGAGCAGGGATTAGAACTAACTTCTATTTGCCGCTTTCAGTTGAATGTCTAGGTCCGGTAAGACTCGAAATATGCTGGTTTGCTGTTGCCACAATACAGACAATGACAATGTTCAGACTCATAATTAAGAAGATAGACTATTCTAACCAGCTACAATTTTCCGATTTAATTgcctattttcttttcctgccCTGGTCCCCCATTTAACTGTACATTCACCAACTAGTTATCAACTATGCCAACCCCACAAGCCACAGCCGCTCCAAAAGGGAAATCCAACTGCGATTGTCATCCGAGCAACAAGAGAATAAGATGGATCAGTGGTTGCCTGCAAGGGAAATTTGATTGCTCAGATACAGAAAGGGCACATACACCACGGCCTGCTTCATCCCGGGTCTCAACCATGCTGCTCTCTACAATCCCCAATTTTCCTCGACTTACTTGCCCCCAGCTTTCCGTAAATCTTCTAAATCCCCATTTTGGCAATCAGATGTATCTCCCCTCAAAAAACGAAGGATTGCATACGGGATTCCAATCCGATTTTTGATTCCTCAACTTGACCTGCCTCTTTCACATCCCTCCTTATTCATGTACAGGATATTCTTGCACTGTCAACATCTGTTTTATCGGTCAACCAGAAAAATAAGGGGTAGAAATCTCAGTCTACCAACCTTTTCAATCGACGGCATTGAAACTTAACTGACTTGGACCATCTACTGACCTTTCAAAAGGTCATAAATGACTTGGCCGCCTCCTACCATTATCTGATCTCAATCTCTTCACAGGATTTGCCCATCCAACACTCGCACCAACACCACTACTGCTAGCAGGCTGTGTGGACTGATTTGCCCATCCCTGCACACGTGCAGGCTGATGGTGGGCCAATTTTGAATCCCTCGGACCAGAAGACAGGGTGGGACTCCTCATTCCACGAGGAGTGCTCGCAGGGGAACCAGGTAGAGATGGGCCCACCCCAGACTTCAAGACCGatgtcttctctctctctttcctcttcttcttgcaGATCACCAGATCCCCAGGATGAGTAAGCAGTGGCGAACTATCCTGTGTACTCTGCTCCCTCCCACTAGTCTGTCCACCTGCTTGGCCCGATTCTTTTCGGGGCAACTGTACTCTAATCCTCGTTCCTTCTTCACTGGCCGAAGCAGGAGCCCCACGCCTGTTTGACTTAATCGGAGGATTGGGATCAACTTGAACCTCATCGATTGCCCTGTGTCTCCTGCCTTGCACGACAGCTGCATGTCGTGGACCAGAACCGGAGCTAGCAGCAGGGGCCGAAAAAGAGATGTTACTTCTGACTAGTCGGAAATCTGTGTGTGGGAATGCAATCCTCAATATGTCGAAGAAGAGATCGTGAACTTTCGAGGCTTCAGACCTCACCTGCAATGTAATGCAACTCTGAGATACTGCTTTAAAACTCCCTTCAGTACATCTGCAGAGCCCAACTCTATAATCCTCTGTTATCTAATATAATTCAATATCAAACTATATTTTTATGACTTGCTATTAACATCATATTTGGCAAGAGTATATTGCCTATAATTCCAATAAGTTGCTTTCAATAACAAATCTGGAAATGATTTCAAAGACGGAACAAACAAAACATTGAGGACAGCGTCGAGATGAGAGGACATACCTCATGAGAAAACGAATAGTACTGCATGGCACCTTTTAACATCAACTGGACATCATCCACAAGGT
This genomic window contains:
- the LOC116208066 gene encoding G-type lectin S-receptor-like serine/threonine-protein kinase SD2-2, with the translated sequence MSQPTSIFLAALALLALSAILEAAGEAPGAVLIRGNSTILSDNGTFELGFFSTNDDSWFLGIRYASIPIPTYVWVANRENPIKNLASATLGMTETGRLAVKESGNAGFVWQSENSEPSSKMRLLDTGNLVLLSEEMNIVWQSFDFPTDTWLPGMNLTKDRSLVSWRSLADPSPGFYTLRLKPPGYGEFELVYNASECYWSSGHWTGNAFTNVPEMTIPYIYRFHFDDPFKPSASFGYTETSLDSALKPPLTRFQVDPNGQLMQYTWSSQTENWNTFWKEPENQCRVYGLCGSLGFCSSRTLRPCECLSGFMPMDEIGWTSGDYSKGCRRKSNSPCEEDDVFEELGVMGFEGEVVESFSGSKSSCEKSCLSNCSCVGLSHNEKTSLCKNIYGSLLNLRNLSSNPLLEGILFVRVQRRGIVKKNISKSMVLVASIVGSIAVLGLSILIVLIWRSKRHKERKKQEDAGEAFPVLLNLRVFTYKELQTATNGFSEKLGHGGFGAVFRGQLPDSTPVAVKRLERHGGAEKEFRAEVCTIGNIQHVNLVRLRGFCSDSSHRLLVYDYMPNGPLSAYLRRDTPNLSWEVRFRIAIGTARGIAYLHEECRDCIIHCDIKPENILIDGDFMAKVSDFGLAKLIGRDFSRVIATMRGTWGYVAPEWISGVGITTKADVYSFGMTLLELLGGRRNVEEPPPGDRGGGSEGDKWFFPPWAARQIVEGDVAAVVDERLGGAYNREEAERVALVAVWCIQDEENVRPTMGLVVKMLEGVVEVPIPPPPKLIQALVSGESFQGIRGGSGHGTGSSANERVKSPAASDSSPGVPSSPGNGNVM